Proteins found in one Plectropomus leopardus isolate mb chromosome 9, YSFRI_Pleo_2.0, whole genome shotgun sequence genomic segment:
- the LOC121947945 gene encoding SLC35A4 upstream open reading frame protein, whose amino-acid sequence MADDKDPLKQLKDLTQLKHQLEEIQRRVESEVSVGIPQGGSVFGSPFLKGLLAGYVVAKLRSSAILGVLLGTITGMYAAQNYQVPNTERTVKDYMSSLKKGPK is encoded by the exons ATGGCGGATGACAAG GATCCTCTGAAACAGTTAAAAGATTTGACGCAGCTCAAACATCAGCTGGAGGAAATCCAGAGGCGAGTAGAGAGCGAAGTTTCTGTGGGAATTCCTCAG GGAGGCTCTGTGTTTGGATCTCCATTTTTGAAGGGCTTACTGGCTGGCTATGTGGTTGCCAAGCTACGCTCCTCTGCCATCCTGGGAGTGCTGCTGGGAACAATCACTGGAATGTACGCGGCACAGAACTATCAAGTGCCCAACACTGAAAGGACCGTGAAAGACTATATGAGCAGCttgaaaaaaggaccaaaataa
- the slc35a4 gene encoding probable UDP-sugar transporter protein SLC35A4 — protein MIEIYSYLFLKKSQKARVFCTIACIQICETLSVYFASLRMIVIQNVGPSSPARIRRQWVKRILWGVLFGLMVLIYGSHAPLISLTKVDGQVPFNSSSCVVMIELSKLLISLVTLVLTGGTSTLHVPPTLVRVAPYAVPAILYALNNNLVVLMQAYMDPSSYQVLSNLKIASTALLYSLCLGKRLRPSQWLALGLLMGAGVCHSYSSLDPGDTERAEAEEGPRLHITAWGLFLVLVYCCVSGLAAVYTEMVLKSQKLPLSLQNLYLYVFGVAINGLSSFSFAAGEKNFLEGYSGVVWVIIAGQAANGLLMSVVLKHGSGITRLFVISCSMLVNALLSWAVLGLQLTPFFLLPVSMIGLAAYLYYR, from the coding sequence atgattgaGATTTAtagctatttatttttaaaaaaaagccaaaaagcaaGGGTTTTTTGCACTATAGCTTGTATTCAGATTTGTGAGACATTGAGTGTTTATTTTGCATCACTGAGGATGATTGTGATCCAGAATGTGGGGCCCAGTTCCCCAGCGAGGATTAGGAGACAGTGGGTGAAAAGGATTCTGTGGGGTGTCCTCTTTGGGCTGATGGTCCTTATCTATGGCTCTCATGCACCGCTCATTTCTCTCACTAAGGTAGATGGTCAAGTTCCTTTCAACTCCTCGTCGTGTGTTGTCATGATTGAGTTATCCAAACTCCTGATTTCTCTGGTGACTCTTGTTTTAACTGGGGGTACTTCCACCTTACATGTTCCTCCAACTTTAGTCCGTGTGGCCCCCTACGCAGTCCCTGCCATTCTCTACGCCCTCAACAACAACCTGGTAGTTCTCATGCAGGCTTACATGGACCCAAGCTCATACCAAGTCCTCTCTAACCTGAAAATTGCCTCCACTGCCCTGCTGTACTCCCTCTGCCTGGGAAAGAGGCTCCGGCCCTCTCAGTGGTTGGCTCTGGGGCTCCTCATGGGTGCAGGCGTGTGCCACAGCTACAGCAGCCTGGATCCAGGGGACACTGAGAGGGCTGAAGCAGAGGAAGGTCCCAGGCTTCATATCACAGCTTGGGGGCTTTTCCTTGTGCTGGTGTACTGCTGTGTTTCAGGGCTGGCAGCAGTTTACACAGAGATGGTGCTGAAGAGCCAGAAGTTGCCGCTCAGTTTGCAGAATCTCTACCTCTATGTGTTTGGTGTGGCCATCAACGggctctcctccttttcctttgCAGCAGGTGAAAAGAACTTTCTGGAGGGATACTCAGGGGTGGTCTGGGTCATTATAGCAGGGCAGGCAGCTAACGGACTCTTGATGTCTGTGGTGCTCAAGCACGGCAGCGGGATCACCAGACTGTTTGTCATTTCCTGCTCCATGCTGGTCAATGCTCTGTTGTCTTGGGCAGTGTTAGGGCTGCAGCTCACACCTTTTTTCCTCCTGCCTGTTTCTATGATTGGACTGGCAGCTTACCTTTATTACAGATAG
- the hmgxb3 gene encoding HMG domain-containing protein 3 produces the protein MEKVEVIEVLKLNEDGESCYSQTEASTPKKRKSKAQEDNAEKPKKPRSAYLLYYFDVHQIMQQEIPNLPQSEINKRISESWRRLSVAEKGYYLEKAKSEKEGTDTSSLSPSKDPPGFRKILPRASYFLLSKGCSSNQQLGGSQPEVSVQTLDSPVEGGLPSISVTQEPQFTPLGLAGEVELSEQSIVIDDIAEETEVASNPSALRGIPSSSSSSVSCKSPAATDVPHGSAGLTANGVTLKGNETRLAGCGYGGTMVQQIQGETTQVVAIIPTQNLLEPKSLPGVSSVGPVMMVSVGASVEQSARPSYKMSVKTYTRRGRGRCPNPGCSFVYVTRHKPPTCPECGSHLGGKWISAAKKTQEREAASKQLPQKAETKIKESCQPIPPATQEGNANAGKTNITESKKEVQRSLKKQRAVPDVKPPEGSSTREQEQTRQMKDGLQGTTVPGQHRSNATVQKRPVRPILPAYYSTGRAVFQIITVPPEKGKCQSANNSKSSTVPRESFSGLKPSTLKQLGQAVPATKAKQDSSVSADGNQPVSSLVDRRVNIVSVVPFKQHTVSSFDLGLSTARGRGRCKNPSCDYMYKNRHKPAVCPKCGCELTQKNAKGAKSETLLDPYQVLSPAQKDIQRQNTLQLLQRSLQIPESETELQETLTLIQELNSLQIILVQPGDQEHKDSVETETLVESGWPQFYESAATHCGLCNYPLFKGGQSTVAGQVDCWLLTETLIQTATLQLKVCLNIQCLALHSFTDLHPGLFNIGNRLLVSIDLLLKIRACIKLGQPPAHAARTILDNVPSHPVHALSPEELSQIQEFLLSGYWAFECLTVRDYNDMICGICGVAPKLEIAQRYTRNVLELKNVEFTWPECSVSDEVHMDDFWLTMESEAIEQATFPTDIPITRVDASIIAPFIPPLMRSPSVINTEKDKVLSHTQQPSGDPSVLVRLIHDGQLRLDKIEDHSEDELRTILDCCGASLSPGSTKNELLTSLISLYTLVHGGLSTAPQPPPHLTAGKLSKVCPHKVVCGSKYLVRGETARDHVDLLLSSRYWPPVYVSDCACEVALCADMQYPEMASQMWGRNQGCFSDPFEKPEFVSCAELQDQLYSADLSLVAENQQVHPITKSSCCWLVHPPGAAQEPSALPSEHYSMALCRDLEPYVSLVAELEKEKEEEDDEGAEKKEQMDKAENDSTENSLDADCYAVSHTRRQPVVFNNTAYYYLYNRLVDFLTSRDIVSQQINEVVKACQPGEVVIRDALYRLGVAQINTDKEDEEGRVQGQTQEGGTETYEVVLPE, from the exons ATGGAGAAAGTTGAGGTGATTGAGGTTTTGAAACTGAATGAGGATGGGGAGAGCTGCTACAGCCAAACGGAGGCGTCCACCccaaagaagaggaagagcaaAGCTCAAGAAGACAATGCTGAGAAACCTAAGAAGCCAAG GTCTGCCTACCTGCTTTACTACTTTGACGTTCACCAGATTATGCAACAGGAAATCCCTAATCTGCCACAGTCAGAGATCAACAAGAGAATCAGTGAGAGCTGGAGAAGGCTCAGTGTAGCTGAGAAAGGCTACTATCTGGAGAAAGCCAAGTCGGAGAAGGAGGGCACAGACACA TCGTCTCTGAGCCCCTCTAAAGACCCTCCGGGCTTCCGCAAAATCCTCCCCAGGGCCAGTTACTTTCTCCTGTCTAAAGGCTGCTCTTCAAATCAGCAGCTAGGCGGCTCTCAGCCAGAGGTGAGCGTGCAGACTCTGGACTCTCCAGTGGAGGGAGGCCTGCCCTCCATCTCTGTCACCCAAGAGCCTCAGTTCACACCTCTTGGGTTGGCCGGTGAGGTGGAGCTTTCTGAGCAGTCCATTGTTATTGATGATATTGCTGAGGAAACGGAAGTGGCGTCTAATCCCTCCGCTCTCCGAGGAAtcccatcctcctcttcctcctctgtctcatgCAAATCCCCGGCCGCCACAGACGTCCCACATGGCTCTGCTGGCCTCACAGCAAATGGGGTCACGCTGAAAGGAAATGAGACAAGATTGGCTGGTTGTGGTTATGGTGGGACAATGGTGCAGCAGATACAGGGAGAAACTACACAGGTTGTTGCCATTATACCCACTCAG AACCTGCTGGAGCCTAAGTCTTTGCCAGGTGTCAGCTCTGTGGGCCCAGTGATGATGGTCTCAGTAGGAGCCAGTGTAGAACAAAGTGCAAGACCTTCCTATAAAATG TCTGTGAAGACATACACCCGCAGAGGTCGAGGGAGGTGTCCAAACCCTGGATGCTCATTTGTATATGTCACCCGCCACAAGCCACCAACGTGCCCTGAATGTGGGAGCCACTTGGGTGGAAAATGGATATCTGCT GCAAAGAagacacaggagagagaggCTGCATCCAAGCAATTACCACAGAAAGCTGAAACCAAGATTAAAGAAAGCTGCCAACCCATACCCCCTGCCACACAGGAGGGGAATGCTAATgctggtaaaacaaacatcactgAGAGCAAAAAAGAAGTTCAACGGTCCCTCAAAAAGCAGCGTGCAGTTCCAGATGTAAAGCCACCAGAGGGCAGCAGCACCAGAGAGCAGGAACAAACAAG ACAGATGAAAGACGGTCTTCAGGGCACGACAGTCCCAGGTCAACACAGAAGCAATGCCACTGTTCAAAAGAGGCCTGTGAGACCCATCCTTCCTGCCTACTACAGCACAG GCCGTGCTGTGTTCCAGATCATAACTGTCCCACCTGAAAAAGGAAAGTGTCAGAgtgcaaacaacagcaaatcatCCACCG TGCCTCGAGAGAGTTTCTCAGGTCTCAAACCAAGCACTTTAAAGCAGCTCGGCCAGGCGGTCCCGGCAACCAAAGCTAAGCAG GATTCTTCTGTCTCAGCAGATGGAAACCAGCCTGTGTCTTCACTGGTTGATAGGAGAGTGAATATCGTGTCAGTCGTGCCTTTTAAACAACACACCGTTTCCAGCTTT GATTTGGGTCTGTCTACGGCACGAGGAAGGGGTCGATGTAAGAACCCGTCGTGTGACTACATGTATAAGAACAGACACAAACCTGCAGTGTGCCCTAAATGTGGCTGTGAGCTGACCCAGAAGAATGCCAAGGGAGCAAAG tCGGAGACTCTGCTCGACCCGTACCAGGTCCTGAGTCCTGCTCAGAAGGACATCCAGCGGCAGAATACCCTGCAGTTACTGCAACGTTCTCTGCAGATTCCTGAGAGTGAGACCGAGCTGCAGGAAACACTGACCCTCATCCAGGAGCTCAACAGTCTCCAGATCATCTTGGTTCAACCAGGTGACCAGGAGCACAAGGACAGCGTAGAGACGGAGACGTTGGTAGAATCTGGGTGGCCTCAGTTCTATGAATCGGCAGCTACTCACTGTGGCTTGTGTAACTACCCTCTCTTCAAAGGAGGTCAGAG TACCGTTGCAGGACAAGTGGACTGCTGGCTGCTCACTGAGACACTGATCCAGACAGCCACTCTTCAGCTCAAGGTGTGTCTCAACATTCAGTGTCTGGCTCTGCACAGCTTCACAGACCTGCATCCAG ggtTGTTCAACATTGGGAACCGACTGCTGGTTAGTATTGACCTGTTACTGAAGATAAGGGCCTGTATCAAACTGGGCCAACCTCCTGCTCATGCAGCCAGGACCATACTAGACAACGTTCCCAGTCATCCTG TCCATGCTCTGAGTCCAGAGGAGTTATCGCAAATTCAAGAGTTTCTCCTGAGTGGTTACTGGGCCTTTGAGTGTCTCACAGTGCGAGATTACAATGACATGATCTGCGGCATTTGTGGTGTTGCTCCTAAACTTGAGATTGCACAGCGATACACAAGAAATGTACTGGAGCTGAAGAATGTGGAG TTTACCTGGCCCGAGTGTTCAGTTTCAGATGAGGTACACATGGATGACTTCTGGCTGACCATGGAGAGTGAGGCTATTGAGCAAGCGACTTTCCCCACTGACATCCCTATCACACGGGTGGATGCTTCTATCATTGCTCCCTTCATTCCCCCGCTCATGAGGAGTCCCTCTGTCATAAACACAGAGAAGGACAAGgtcctgtcacacacacagcagccctCAG GAGATCCATCAGTTTTGGTGCGCCTCATTCATGATGGTCAGCTTAGACTTGACAAGATTGAAGATCATAGTGAAGACGAGCTGAGAACAATACTGGACTGCTGCGGGGCAAGCCTCAGCCCAGGCTCGAccaag AATGAGCTGCTGACCTCCCTGATCTCCTTGTACACACTTGTTCACGGCGGTCTTTCAACGGCTCCACAGCCCCCTCCACATCTCACTGCTGGAAAACTCTCCAAGGTCTGCCCCCACAAG GTGGTGTGTGGCTCTAAGTACCTAGTGAGAGGAGAGACGGCTCGGGACCACGTAGACCTGCTGCTCTCCTCCCGCTACTGGCCCCCAGTCTATGTTAGTGACTGTGCATGTGAGGTGGCACTCTGTGCTGACATGCAATACCCAGAAATGGCAAGCCAAATGTGGGGGAGGAACCAAGGCTGCTTCTCTGACCCTTTCGAAAAGCCAGAG TTTGTGTCATGTGCTGAGCTACAAGACCAGCTGTACAGCGCTGACTTGTCGTTGGTAGCAGAGAATCAGCAGGTCCACCCCATCACCAAATCATCTTGTTGCTGGCTCGTTCATCCTCCTGGAGCTGCTCAGGAACCTTCAGCTCTTCCATCGGAGCATTACTCCATGGCCCTCTGCAGAGATCTGGAGCCCTACGTTAGCCTGGTGGCTGAgctggagaaagagaaggaagaggaggacgacGAGGGGGCAGAGAAGAAAGAGCAGATGGACAAAGCTGAGAATGACTCTACAGAGAACTCACTTGATGCGGACTGTTACGCGGTAAGCCATACACGGCGGCAACCTGTGGTTTTCAACAACACAGCTTATTACTACCTTTACAACCGTTTGGTCGATTTTCTCACCAGCAGAGACATTGTAAGTCAGCAGATAAACGAAGTGGTGAAGGCCTGTCAACCTGGGGAGGTAGTGATCAGGGATGCTCTGTACCGACTGGGAGTGGCACAGATCAACACAGACAAAGAGGATGAGGAAGGCAGGGTGCAGGGACAGACACaagagggagggacagagacatATGAGGTTGTGCTTCCTGAATAG